A region of the Edaphobacter lichenicola genome:
TAGCTGGAGACGGTTTGAGCGACGATGCCTTGCTGAGCCAGCGCGTAGTTGTCGGAACGGCGGAAGAAGTTTTCTTTGGGGTGAGGATCGTTGACCAGGTGGGCACCGTGTTTTGCCAGCTCGGGGCCGAGATTGGAGCGGTCGAAGCCGGTGAGCCAGAGGGTTCCGGCGGGGACGGCCGGGTCGGGGCGGCCGATCATCTCGAACTCGAGGTTGGCGACCATGCTGGCCAGTGGCACAGGTGGGCGGGCGAGGAAGGCACGGTTGCCGAAGCCGCCGAGCTCTTCGGAGCCGAAGAGCGCGAAGACGATGGTGCGTTTGGGGCGTGGGCCGTTGGCGAGGATGTGGGCCAGGGTCAACACGGCGGTGGTGCCGGATGCGTCGTCGTCGGCTCCGTTGTAGTTGGTGTCGCCGGCTGCGTTGGCGGGACCGATGCCGAGGTGATCGAGGTGTGCGGTGAGGAGGATGACCTCGT
Encoded here:
- a CDS encoding M28 family peptidase translates to MNFLADDELHGRGSATRDEHIAALFVASQLQSLGLDPGGDNGTFLQKSPLPDPLPARTQQRIAKFQDIPRKETWNAIAILRGTTSPNEVILLTAHLDHLGIGPANAAGDTNYNGADDDASGTTAVLTLAHILANGPRPKRTIVFALFGSEELGGFGNRAFLARPPVPLASMVANLEFEMIGRPDPAVPAGTLWLTGFDRSNLGPELAKHGAHLVNDPHPKENFFRRSDNYALAQQGIVAQTVSSYGLHKDYHQPSDEIRTIDFTHMTNAIAAMINPIRWLADTSWKPEWNRGRRPEANPTGPTP